ATTAGTCCACTGATCGCTATATAactaatttattgaattttgaaatttgcgtttgttataaaaattgagaacACTTTTGTTTGCTCAGTGTACAAAAAAATCAGATTGCAAATGTAGCAGAAATACGACAAGttttttaagatatttaaaaaaattaaataattgatacaatacaattaagaaaaatgtatgtattgaatttaggattttctaaacatgaattttctttttttattttataaacatttagattcattatttcaaaatttttaaaattgtcagaTGCCCGCTAACTTAGCTATCATAAAATTACTCatacgaaattaaattttaattatattactaaaatatttttacagttcTTAGTAAATTATGGTTatggtttcaaaaatatttatttttttttgtaatttcctTACGGTAAAATAACCATCCCTACTAATATAGCTACAACTCGCGCAAGCGCTCATTCCCTTTATTTAGTTCCTAACCACTCATTTAGCGGCGCTAGTGTATGCTTCAATGAATATTATTGTCATCCCACCAAGAGAATGCACCTCGGGTGTCGTCGGTTTTTACTCCCACCCTAGATGTTTTATATGCTAAATGTTCTCCTACTTTTctgtgcgcatgcgcagttcATAAATGTTTGGTAGTGGGGGCAATTTCCGAGGTCTATTCTCTTACTGGgactacaatattttttttgttttacaccATATGGATGCTCTATCCAGTTGTATAGAGATCAGTGCATTAGTCATTAGTCTCACATAGAAACCGCCTAAATGTGTTTGTTGTAATTTGTAACCGTTTGCcaacgaataaaatttataaaaaataaatagattattttatttatatagttataaattagtaaggtaaataaaaaactcaataaaatggaTATTGATAACGGGAGAATGAGACAAAGTCCAATGAAGGACACTGAAGATTTTAGGTGAGTTGATTTTGaggttaatattttatattttatttcaaaaagaacacttattatttaaataattataaaataatattatatatgtatagtaatTGATATTCTTTAATAGATAGAcaattaatacaaataataaatcaataacagTTTCTCAGAGGAAGAAGGCGGTGATACCGCAGACTCATTGGATATAAAACCGCCACAAGCAGCATTGCGTTTACGAAAATCAAATTCCTCTAGAAGACGTGATAAGCATGGGGAGAGACGCGATAGGCGCGATGACAAAGATCGCAAGTCGCGGCACCACGACCGCGAGGATCGACGCAGAGAAAATAAACACAGGCATCGCAGACACGGTGTGGAGTCTGCCTCTGACGGCGGTGGCGGTTCTAAGAGGGATCGCGATAGATTAGAACGAACTGATAGACTGGACACTCACTCTCGCAGTGCTGCTGCTAGTGATAGAGAGTCTTCTAGATATGAGAGGAAGGAAAGAATCACTGAAGATCGTGTCCTTGAGGACTTACGTTCCAGgtaaattgtttttacaattttttttttatcagtttttaaataaaataaataaatatgtataatatacaaacattatttttttaaaattaatatattgaattaaaaagtaatttcttaTCTAGATTATTGGACAAGCGACGTGAACGACGAGACGATTCCCGAGATTTACGTGATTTTAAGTCTGAATCACGGCGCGAGTTGCGTTTGGAAGAGACCCGCGAACCTCGAGATCGTCGGGAAGTCAGAGTTGAAGATACGCGGGACAGACGAGACGAGATACGTGTGGAGGAGCGACGCAACGTCCGGAGTATCGATAATTCGCCGTACAATGAGAGTGAGCTCGTGGAAGAGCGACCGAATCGGGAAAAACGCCACAAGAGAAGTCACAAGCCCGACAGAGTAAGAGATAAAGACAGAGAACAAAATCGCGAGCGCGAGTTTCGCGAAAAACAGATTCCGGAGTCGATGATGGAGGGCATTGAAGATAATAGAgaagaattgaatttaaatgattcGTCTGTTGAGATGAAAGATCCGAAAGAACTCATGGAGCAAGAGTTACGCAAAGAAAGGTATTGTTTAGTTCTGTACTGTCTCTacttattgaaatttaaaattttgaataattaatggcggattttttttgttttcgtttTTCGAAGGTTACTTGAAGCGGATCGTGAATTTGCGCGACGAAAAGAAGCTGCGAGGCTGGAATTAGAAGAGAGGAGATCAAAGAGAGGAGAGAAACGTCCCCGTAGTCCTGACCCATCAATCTTTAGATTGAGCGACGAAAGTCTTAGTCCTGTACAATCTGATGACGACCAGTCGAAATCTTCAaagtgagttttttttttttaagtcagacactaaactttttataaataattttattagttactcataactaaaatataaataattaatttatagatcTCAAGACAGACATTCTTCGGACGATCGCCAGAGCGTCAAAGATAAATCATCAGATAAACAGACTTCGGACTCATCGGACTCGAGTAGTGACGACGACGAGTCAACCGACTCAAACAAAGGCACCAATGACGACTCTAATGACGGCTCTGATGATTACAGTAATCCGAGTCCACTGTCCGTCGACCGTCTTGTCAAATCAGATCACTCTGACGGCGGATCTCCAGGCCGTGTTGTGTCAAACGGCGCTGCCAAAGAACCCGAAGAAGTTGCGGAAGAAATAAAAGACGAAACAGAGCAGGAGTTACCTCCATACTTACCTGCGATCCAAGGTTGTCGTTATGTTGACGAATTCCTGAGTTTGAATCGTATTGAAGAGGGTACTTACGGTGTCGTTTATCGAGCACGTGATAAACGGACCGGTGATATTGTCGcgctgaaaaaattgaaaatggaCAGGGAAAAAGAAGGATTTCCCATCACTAGTTTGAGGGAAATAAATACGCTTCTGAAAGCGCAGCACCCGAATATCGTTACCGTCCGAGAGATCGTTGTCGGCAGCAATATGGACAAGATATATATCGTCATGGACTATGTGGAGCATGACTTGAAGTCCCTGATGGAGACGATGAAGCagaagaaacaaaattttttacccagCGAAGTAAAGTGTCTCATGCAACAATTATTGAAAGCGGTGGCGCATTTGCACGACAATTGGATACTCCACCGCGATTTAAAAACTTCTAATTTGCTACTGAGCCATAGGGGAATTTTAAAAGTCGGGGACTTTGGATTGGCGCGCGAATATGGATCACCATTAGGTCGATACACGCAAGTAGTCGTGACTTTGTGGTACCGCGCACCAGAATTGTTACTTAACGGCAAAGAATACAGCACGCCGATCGATATGTGGTCCGTCGGCTGCATATTCGCCGAATTGATACGCATGGAAGCTCTATTCCCCGGAAAATCAGAGATCGATcagatacaaaaaatattcaaagaacTAGGATCACCAAACGATCGCATTTGGCCAGGTTACTCTAACTTACCATTAGTATCAAAAATACCTTTCGCACAATCGTATCCAGTCAACAATCTGCATCAACGATTCCGCCTAAAATTATCCGACAATGGAATGGATTTACTGTGTAAAATGTTGACTTACGATCCAGCTCAACGCATCACCGCCGAAGACGCATTACAGCATCCCTACTTCACCGAGTCGCCGTTGCCAATAGAACCATCGATGTTTCCAACCTGGCCAGCCAAGTCCGAGCAGAAAGACAGATCCGCTGTTAAGACAAACGCATCCCCGAAACCACCAAGCGGCGGCAAAGAGTACAAACAACTTGGTGAGTACGACGAGGCTGAAATAACTTCCTCCGTCGATGGTTTCCACATGGGTCTCATGGAAAGTGGCCGTCGTAGAGCCGTACCCGCTGGCGCCGGGTTTCACCTCAaattttggtaattattatttatattttaaatcatctctcctgacaataataaaaaataattaataataatttaatttaatttttaaaattttttatatccaaAAAGAAAATGCATCGGCACCTTACCCGCAACTCTATTTTACTTAAGTGTTAAtgtaaaacaattttaataattaaatattataagttttattttttattgtacagcaagtgaaagaaaaaaaattaattgacgtttacaaaattttaatgcgGTAACTTTTATACTcaggttaattatttttctacgactaggtaataattaaaaaaatatatatggaaattGTACAAacattataaacaaatttaaacaCGTGTCAATATAAGATGGATGTTGGAGTACTAATTTGTAAAACACTTTATATTAAAGTATAGTTTATTGTTGGTATTGGAATAACATATCAAAAGTTTATTGACATTGTTTACAAACaaagtaaaaacaaattaaaggaataattaaatttatttataaatatatatatttgtattataaaaataaaataaatgactgtTGGCATTTACATTTGTGTTCTTTCatttatacattaataatatatagatataccagcaataataattaaaatttcttttgaaaaatgagcgcttagtgttaaaaatatatagagttTGTAAATCCAAAATCCTGAtctaaaaaaacttttctaatATAATTGTCATTAAATGAAAAGGAAACatgagtatatttatattaaagaagTCATTAcagataaaagtaaaatatttaacatttttcccAACGGCATCAGCAATTAACGACTAaccattcaaaataattaaatcattgagttctttttttattttctgtacaATCAGCGGTATGCGAAGTGTAGATTTGTGTCAGAGAAGCATCagcttaaattttatcaaaatgataaatcatacgaaaaaaatattttcaaaaattgctcAAGGTTTTGGATTTTAAATCCCAGGAACAAGCTGAATTTCCATGGAGCCAATCAGAGAGCAGAAAGGACAAAAAGCAGCTGGTGGAAATGAAACAAAGACCTAGTGCGCCACTGGGCACTGACATGAGCGGCGTTCGCCCAAATCTATGCTGTAaccaacaaataaaattataaaaacacatatttatatataaaatatatacacttGATAATAACGTTACTAGAACGtttgtaattataagaaaaacaCAAATGAAGGGGCATAAATGTTAACATCAAATCTTAGGATATAAAATGGACATAGACAATCAGAGTGAGGACggtgagataaaaaaaagcccGATGAAAGATATTGACGAGTTTAGGTAAGCTATTTTaaggttattatttatttatttcaaacttaaTTATTCATTGGTCATGAATTAAAACTCGGGTTAAATAATTCTGTATGTATAGTAATTGATGTTCTTTGATTGATAGACTATtagtacaaataataaaattaataacagttTCTCAGAGGAAGAAGGCGGTGATACCGCAGACTCATTGGATATAAAACCGCCACAAGCAGCATTGCGTTTACGGAAATCAAATTCCTCTAGAAGACGTGATAAGCATGGGGAGAGACGCGATAGGCGCGATGACAAAGATCGCAAGTCGCGGCACCACGACCGCGAGGATCGACGCAGAGAAAATAAACACAGGCATCGCAGACACGGTGTGGAGTCTGCCTCTGACGGCGGTGGCGGTTCTAAGAGGGATCGCGACAGATTAGAACGAACTGACAGACTGGACACTCACTCTCGCAGTGCTGCTGCTAGTGATAGAGAGTCTTCTAGATATGAGAGGAAGGAAAGAAACACTGGAGATCGTGTCCTTGAGGACTTACGTACTAGGTAAATTGTTTTCACAGCTTTTTTTTAgtcactttttaaattaaataaataaatatttataatatacaagcatactatttatattttaattaaatgcttttacttttatttttatgcaaattattttttatagggtAGAGGTACCGTTTTTGGGCCAGCttggacacttgaaaaatttaaataataattttgtaaaaggcgcaatgacaatttattttaaaaatgcgtcCAAAGATACTTTTACCCCGCTATTAAAGTGgagattttatttcatacttttttattaattaaaatgaaggttTAAATGTTCAAAATGATGCAGCGGCCGCAAATGCTACTTCTACCCTATTTTCAATGGAAACttctaaaaatatgatttgaattattaaattaatgagtgtgaatgtagcagacatcagatatatttaaaattataaataattataaaaaatgcacttattcaatctatttattgataattttaaatttgtctgatgtctgctacattcacactcatttaaattaaaaattgctcGAGTGCCACTTGCTACTTATTGCAAactagtaatttaatttttaaaattaatgcttgttaattattttattatttattaattacaacttattattttatctaaactaataaacttttttgtacaatttttttactaatataCTGAATAAAAAAGGAACTTGGTTTCAAGATTACTGGACAAACGACGTGAGCGACGAGATGATTCAAGAGATTTACGTGAATATAAATCTGAATCGAGGCGCGAGTTGCGGTTAGAGGATTCGCGGGACTCGCGAGATCGTCGGGATATGAGAATGGAGGACTCGCGGGAGAGACGGAGCGACATGAGGATGATGATGGATGACGGGCGGGGAACCGTTGACCGCCGCGACCTTCGAATGGACGACAGGCGGCATGTCCAGGGCATGGATGATTCCTCGTATACCGAAAACGAGCTGATGGAGGAGCGATCGAATAGAGAGAAAAGGCACAAGCGGAACCACAAGTACGACAGGGCACGCGACCgggatagagaaaaaaatgaacggGAGCGTGAGCACCGCGAGAAGCAAATGCGCGAATCGATGATGGAGGGAATACAGATCAATGATATAGAAGATTTAGAAATCAGTGATCTGCCGATACAGACTAAGGACATGAAGGAAATTAACGAGCAGGAGATGCGCAAGGAGAGGTATCTTAAGTACGGATTTTTCTTTGCTATTTTGGGTACTGATgtcattatttatcttatttattgtgttttttgttacttttagATTACTTGAAGCGGATCGAGAAATGGTGAGGAGGAAAGAAGTTTCTAGGATGGAATTGCAAGCGAGGAGGCTGAAGAGAGGAGAAAAACGTCCACATAGTCCTGATCATGATCATGATGAGGTCGTTGAGTTGACTGACGAGAGTCTGAGTCCTGTGCAGTCAGATGATGATCGATCTAAATCtccaaagtaatttttttttcctacaagaattttatttatttatttgttgaactaaaattttatgattcaaatttaattgtagaTCTCCGAGCAGACAATCGTCAGAAGATCGTCATAGTGGGCAAGATAAATCCTCGGACAGACACACGTCGGATTCGTCGGACTCGAGTAGTGACGAGGATGATGACTCAAATGATTCTAACAAAGGCTCTAATGACGAATCGAATGACGGGTCTGATTACTACAACAATCCTAGTCCCTTGTCTGTCGAGCGGCTCACCAAATCTGACCACTCTGACGGCGGCTCTCCGGGTCATATTGAGTCAAACGGCACCACCAAAGAACCTGAAGAGGTAAAGGAAGAAGTTAAAGAAGAAAAAGCGCCTGAATTACCTCCATACTTACCTGCGATTCA
The sequence above is drawn from the Microplitis demolitor isolate Queensland-Clemson2020A chromosome 3, iyMicDemo2.1a, whole genome shotgun sequence genome and encodes:
- the LOC103569841 gene encoding cyclin-dependent kinase 11B isoform X1, translated to MDIDNQSEDGEIKKSPMKDIDEFSFSEEEGGDTADSLDIKPPQAALRLRKSNSSRRRDKHGERRDRRDDKDRKSRHHDREDRRRENKHRHRRHGVESASDGGGGSKRDRDRLERTDRLDTHSRSAAASDRESSRYERKERNTGDRVLEDLRTRNLVSRLLDKRRERRDDSRDLREYKSESRRELRLEDSRDSRDRRDMRMEDSRERRSDMRMMMDDGRGTVDRRDLRMDDRRHVQGMDDSSYTENELMEERSNREKRHKRNHKYDRARDRDREKNEREREHREKQMRESMMEGIQINDIEDLEISDLPIQTKDMKEINEQEMRKERYLKLLEADREMVRRKEVSRMELQARRLKRGEKRPHSPDHDHDEVVELTDESLSPVQSDDDRSKSPKSPSRQSSEDRHSGQDKSSDRHTSDSSDSSSDEDDDSNDSNKGSNDESNDGSDYYNNPSPLSVERLTKSDHSDGGSPGHIESNGTTKEPEEVKEEVKEEKAPELPPYLPAIQGCRSVEEFQCLNRIEEGTYGVVYRARDKRTEEIVALKRLKMEKEKEGFPITSLREINTLLKAQHPNIVTVREIVVGSNMDKIFIVMDYVEHDLKSLMETMKQKKQNFLPSEVKCLMQQLLKAVAHLHDNWILHRDLKTSNLLLSHRGILKVGDFGLAREYGSPLRQYTPVVVTLWYRAPELLLNGKEYSTPIDLWSVGCIFAELIRMEALFPGKSEIDQLQKIFKELGTPNDRIWPGYSKLPVVSKIPFAQSYPVNNLRQRFSLKLSDNGIELLNKMLTYDPAQRITAEDSLQHPYFTETPLPIDPAMFPTWPAKSELGVRVTTNASPKPPSGGKEYKQLGDNDEAEINSSTGFHMGQMESGRGAAPVGFHLKF
- the LOC103569841 gene encoding cyclin-dependent kinase 11B isoform X4 — its product is MDIDNQSEDGEIKKSPMKDIDEFSFSEEEGGDTADSLDIKPPQAALRLRKSNSSRRRDKHGERRDRRDDKDRKSRHHDREDRRRENKHRHRRHGVESASDGGGGSKRDRDRLERTDRLDTHSRSAAASDRESSRYERKERNTGDRVLEDLRTRLLDKRRERRDDSRDLREYKSESRRELRLEDSRDSRDRRDMRMEDSRERRSDMRMMMDDGRGTVDRRDLRMDDRRHVQGMDDSSYTENELMEERSNREKRHKRNHKYDRARDRDREKNEREREHREKQMRESMMEGIQINDIEDLEISDLPIQTKDMKEINEQEMRKERLLEADREMVRRKEVSRMELQARRLKRGEKRPHSPDHDHDEVVELTDESLSPVQSDDDRSKSPKSPSRQSSEDRHSGQDKSSDRHTSDSSDSSSDEDDDSNDSNKGSNDESNDGSDYYNNPSPLSVERLTKSDHSDGGSPGHIESNGTTKEPEEVKEEVKEEKAPELPPYLPAIQGCRSVEEFQCLNRIEEGTYGVVYRARDKRTEEIVALKRLKMEKEKEGFPITSLREINTLLKAQHPNIVTVREIVVGSNMDKIFIVMDYVEHDLKSLMETMKQKKQNFLPSEVKCLMQQLLKAVAHLHDNWILHRDLKTSNLLLSHRGILKVGDFGLAREYGSPLRQYTPVVVTLWYRAPELLLNGKEYSTPIDLWSVGCIFAELIRMEALFPGKSEIDQLQKIFKELGTPNDRIWPGYSKLPVVSKIPFAQSYPVNNLRQRFSLKLSDNGIELLNKMLTYDPAQRITAEDSLQHPYFTETPLPIDPAMFPTWPAKSELGVRVTTNASPKPPSGGKEYKQLGDNDEAEINSSTGFHMGQMESGRGAAPVGFHLKF
- the LOC103569841 gene encoding cyclin-dependent kinase 11B isoform X2, producing MDIDNQSEDGEIKKSPMKDIDEFSFSEEEGGDTADSLDIKPPQAALRLRKSNSSRRRDKHGERRDRRDDKDRKSRHHDREDRRRENKHRHRRHGVESASDGGGGSKRDRDRLERTDRLDTHSRSAAASDRESSRYERKERNTGDRVLEDLRTRNLVSRLLDKRRERRDDSRDLREYKSESRRELRLEDSRDSRDRRDMRMEDSRERRSDMRMMMDDGRGTVDRRDLRMDDRRHVQGMDDSSYTENELMEERSNREKRHKRNHKYDRARDRDREKNEREREHREKQMRESMMEGIQINDIEDLEISDLPIQTKDMKEINEQEMRKERLLEADREMVRRKEVSRMELQARRLKRGEKRPHSPDHDHDEVVELTDESLSPVQSDDDRSKSPKSPSRQSSEDRHSGQDKSSDRHTSDSSDSSSDEDDDSNDSNKGSNDESNDGSDYYNNPSPLSVERLTKSDHSDGGSPGHIESNGTTKEPEEVKEEVKEEKAPELPPYLPAIQGCRSVEEFQCLNRIEEGTYGVVYRARDKRTEEIVALKRLKMEKEKEGFPITSLREINTLLKAQHPNIVTVREIVVGSNMDKIFIVMDYVEHDLKSLMETMKQKKQNFLPSEVKCLMQQLLKAVAHLHDNWILHRDLKTSNLLLSHRGILKVGDFGLAREYGSPLRQYTPVVVTLWYRAPELLLNGKEYSTPIDLWSVGCIFAELIRMEALFPGKSEIDQLQKIFKELGTPNDRIWPGYSKLPVVSKIPFAQSYPVNNLRQRFSLKLSDNGIELLNKMLTYDPAQRITAEDSLQHPYFTETPLPIDPAMFPTWPAKSELGVRVTTNASPKPPSGGKEYKQLGDNDEAEINSSTGFHMGQMESGRGAAPVGFHLKF
- the LOC103569742 gene encoding cyclin-dependent kinase 11B isoform X2, with translation MDIDNGRMRQSPMKDTEDFSFSEEEGGDTADSLDIKPPQAALRLRKSNSSRRRDKHGERRDRRDDKDRKSRHHDREDRRRENKHRHRRHGVESASDGGGGSKRDRDRLERTDRLDTHSRSAAASDRESSRYERKERITEDRVLEDLRSRLLDKRRERRDDSRDLRDFKSESRRELRLEETREPRDRREVRVEDTRDRRDEIRVEERRNVRSIDNSPYNESELVEERPNREKRHKRSHKPDRVRDKDREQNREREFREKQIPESMMEGIEDNREELNLNDSSVEMKDPKELMEQELRKERLLEADREFARRKEAARLELEERRSKRGEKRPRSPDPSIFRLSDESLSPVQSDDDQSKSSKSQDRHSSDDRQSVKDKSSDKQTSDSSDSSSDDDESTDSNKGTNDDSNDGSDDYSNPSPLSVDRLVKSDHSDGGSPGRVVSNGAAKEPEEVAEEIKDETEQELPPYLPAIQGCRYVDEFLSLNRIEEGTYGVVYRARDKRTGDIVALKKLKMDREKEGFPITSLREINTLLKAQHPNIVTVREIVVGSNMDKIYIVMDYVEHDLKSLMETMKQKKQNFLPSEVKCLMQQLLKAVAHLHDNWILHRDLKTSNLLLSHRGILKVGDFGLAREYGSPLGRYTQVVVTLWYRAPELLLNGKEYSTPIDMWSVGCIFAELIRMEALFPGKSEIDQIQKIFKELGSPNDRIWPGYSNLPLVSKIPFAQSYPVNNLHQRFRLKLSDNGMDLLCKMLTYDPAQRITAEDALQHPYFTESPLPIEPSMFPTWPAKSEQKDRSAVKTNASPKPPSGGKEYKQLGEYDEAEITSSVDGFHMGLMESGRRRAVPAGAGFHLKF
- the LOC103569742 gene encoding cyclin-dependent kinase 11B isoform X1, whose translation is MDIDNGRMRQSPMKDTEDFSFSEEEGGDTADSLDIKPPQAALRLRKSNSSRRRDKHGERRDRRDDKDRKSRHHDREDRRRENKHRHRRHGVESASDGGGGSKRDRDRLERTDRLDTHSRSAAASDRESSRYERKERITEDRVLEDLRSRLLDKRRERRDDSRDLRDFKSESRRELRLEETREPRDRREVRVEDTRDRRDEIRVEERRNVRSIDNSPYNESELVEERPNREKRHKRSHKPDRVRDKDREQNREREFREKQIPESMMEGIEDNREELNLNDSSVEMKDPKELMEQELRKERLLEADREFARRKEAARLELEERRSKRGEKRPRSPDPSIFRLSDESLSPVQSDDDQSKSSKSQDRHSSDDRQSVKDKSSDKQTSDSSDSSSDDDESTDSNKGTNDDSNDGSDDYSNPSPLSVDRLVKSDHSDGGSPGRVVSNGAAKEPEEVAEEIKDETEQELPPYLPAIQGCRYVDEFLSLNRIEEGTYGVVYRARDKRTGDIVALKKLKMDREKEGFPITSLREINTLLKAQHPNIVTVREIVVGSNMDKIYIVMDYVEHDLKSLMETMKQKKQNFLPSEVKCLMQQLLKAVAHLHDNWILHRDLKTSNLLLSHRGILKVGDFGLAREYGSPLGRYTQVVVTLWYRAPELLLNGKEYSTPIDMWSVGCIFAELIRMEALFPGKSEIDQIQKIFKELGSPNDRIWPGYSNLPLVSKIPFAQSYPVNNLHQRFRLKLSDNGMDLLCKMLTYDPAQRITAEDALQHPYFTESPLPIEPSMFPTWPAKSEQKDRSAVKTNASPKPPSGGKEYKQLGEYDEAEITSSVDGFHMGLMESGRRRAVPAGAGFHLKFWNKLNFHGANQRAERTKSSWWK
- the LOC103569841 gene encoding cyclin-dependent kinase 11B isoform X3, which codes for MDIDNQSEDGEIKKSPMKDIDEFSFSEEEGGDTADSLDIKPPQAALRLRKSNSSRRRDKHGERRDRRDDKDRKSRHHDREDRRRENKHRHRRHGVESASDGGGGSKRDRDRLERTDRLDTHSRSAAASDRESSRYERKERNTGDRVLEDLRTRLLDKRRERRDDSRDLREYKSESRRELRLEDSRDSRDRRDMRMEDSRERRSDMRMMMDDGRGTVDRRDLRMDDRRHVQGMDDSSYTENELMEERSNREKRHKRNHKYDRARDRDREKNEREREHREKQMRESMMEGIQINDIEDLEISDLPIQTKDMKEINEQEMRKERYLKLLEADREMVRRKEVSRMELQARRLKRGEKRPHSPDHDHDEVVELTDESLSPVQSDDDRSKSPKSPSRQSSEDRHSGQDKSSDRHTSDSSDSSSDEDDDSNDSNKGSNDESNDGSDYYNNPSPLSVERLTKSDHSDGGSPGHIESNGTTKEPEEVKEEVKEEKAPELPPYLPAIQGCRSVEEFQCLNRIEEGTYGVVYRARDKRTEEIVALKRLKMEKEKEGFPITSLREINTLLKAQHPNIVTVREIVVGSNMDKIFIVMDYVEHDLKSLMETMKQKKQNFLPSEVKCLMQQLLKAVAHLHDNWILHRDLKTSNLLLSHRGILKVGDFGLAREYGSPLRQYTPVVVTLWYRAPELLLNGKEYSTPIDLWSVGCIFAELIRMEALFPGKSEIDQLQKIFKELGTPNDRIWPGYSKLPVVSKIPFAQSYPVNNLRQRFSLKLSDNGIELLNKMLTYDPAQRITAEDSLQHPYFTETPLPIDPAMFPTWPAKSELGVRVTTNASPKPPSGGKEYKQLGDNDEAEINSSTGFHMGQMESGRGAAPVGFHLKF